The Falco biarmicus isolate bFalBia1 chromosome 14, bFalBia1.pri, whole genome shotgun sequence DNA segment GCACAAAAAACTTGTGCAAGTGTGAGTGGAAAAGTCAAACTTTCAGTACACAGTCTCCAAAGCATAGCAGAGAATGCAGCCTATAGGTCACTAATATTGAGGAAGCTAATGCAATTCAAAGTAGCTCTTGGGCTACAAAAGTACATTCTGGGCAATAGGCAAGCTCTGAAAAGGTTCAGGTTTGAGTAGTGCAAAGGAACATATAGGAAGATCCAGCTCTGAAACTAATCACTGTGACAGCGTACATGTGTTTGCTCACTTGCATCATTTCTGTCTCAATACATCTGAGAGGCCAGTCTTTAAAACCTCTCTCCAAATAGTGCTCACAATATACCTCCCATGAAGATGATACTGAGTGGTTTGCAAAAGTACCCAGGCAATCTGGTGCACGATTCACAGCCATGCAAAATTACTTGGTACTCTACCTCCTCTTGATCCACTTTGGTCATAGCTTTGTCTTCAGCTTTATGTTCTTTGGCAAGAGGGTGATCCTGGAAACccttttgttttagttttgccATGGAGACCCAAGCTGGTTCAGAGGAAGCTGTTTCCAAATGTGGAGAGGAGACTTTTTCtacaaaagaagcatttttgaAGTAAAGAAGGGATTTTTAGGTCAAGTCCGTCTAAAGCtagtgttttttgttttaaatccttCAGCATCTGTAATACCCTTTGAACACTGCGGAGATAAAATTACCTTCCCTGATGATTTTGTCCTTGGCaataactgttttctgtttattctggAGTTTTTGACCTGACTCTGCTTCCGTTTaagtcaatggcaaaactcccacaGAGACCACTGTGAACCGGATTTTGCCTTTGAAACAACATCCTTACATTGCAGATTAAATGAGCGTGATaaccattattttttcatgtaggCCGTTAAATACAGGCTGccttttcactttttaaatattttaaatgaagtgactgtagaaaaaaatcacacctaATGCAACTCCTAGTTAAGGTTTTAGCTGCTGCAGTCTGGAAAATTAActacaaaacagcagcaagttttaaaaagctgtgttAAAACTCCAACTATATGTGCAAGTAGGTCACACCAGAAATCTTTCAGAGGCCCTTAAGCTATTACTCTGTTGTTATTCTTGCTGGAACACACCCTTCATTAAGATAAGTCAAGAATTCTCTTGACTGGCCAAGTCATCAAGCCAATTAAATTATAGTGCTGACAAACTCAAGGCTGAATTTGGTCCTTGTCAAGAGGacttttatcttttgttttccattctgcCAAGGTTCTTACATGACCACTGTTATTTACAATGTCTGGgtaaaaatacagcataaaatACCTGAAGGTTTATGACCATTTTGCTTCTTTGCCACTTCTTCTGATCTTGTCTTGGGAGAATTTTTGTCTTCTAGGAGatctgtttttttaacaaacGATTTTGGGCTGATAGGAAAGCACAGAGGTGGCTTCCCAGTGCCCACCAATTTCTGATCCTCTTTAactgaagcagaagcagcaacaggAACAGCTGAGGGGATCAACTTTGGAGATTCCGCACGGCTTTCACTCTGGTATTTGAGTAAAGAAGATGTTCTCCTTAGTCTGACCCCAAATGGGTTTTCAACGTTTTGTGCTTCATGGTCAGCCCACTCCACAGAAGTCAAATGAAAATCACTGTCCTTACAATCTCGATCAAATCTACCCGAGCTGTTTTTTGCCGATTCCTGGATGACTACATCAAAACGTGTGTGTTCTTTCATCATACCTTCAAACAACTCTGGTCTTATAGGGGACGTTGGGGAACTTCTGGTATAGGAATCTTCCTTTGAATTTGAACCCCCTGAAAGAGATCTTTGCCATGCTGGTGCAATGGTAAATCTGACTGGTTTAGCAGAAGCAGTCTTCCGTGgagttttaacattttcatctgAAGATGGACTGTCTTCCACTGtttttctgtgagaagctgtaCTGCTTATCTGGTACTCCCTACTGTCATCAGCGGAAGAGATATTACTCTTCAAGCCAGCCAAACTGGAAGAGGCAAGACATCCAATGGAaagtctttcagaaatatttgaggTGTTGGCCTGTTGACTGCCTTGGTTACCCTTCGAAACAGGAacagtttctgctttaaaacataCTTCCAATTTACTGGGAGGTAGCATGCAACCTGCTTCCAAGATAAATGCAGCAGTGTCTATTAATCTTTCTGCATTGCCTTTGGATGACTGAAATTCCATTCTTTCACAAGTTTCTTTGTCATTTCTTCTTACTGAGCTGTTTTCAGGCTTCAAAACAGCTACCGTCTTGATGTCAGAAGACTCTGAATCAATTACCACAATCTGTGAAGGGCCTGGCGCAGTACCTGAGACAATGTGGTTGGACTGATTCTCAATAGTACCCAAGCAGGCTTCTACTTTGCCAATAAACAGTAGATCCCCCTTTTCCTGGTCTTTAATGTTTGGGTCCACAGAATTTACTGAGGACCTTTGTGTAACCTCTGCCAATATATCCTTGCCCTCTGTTTCCACACCATTGCTAAACAAGTCAGCTGCTACTATGTCTGGAAACACAACAGCTTCTACTCCAATTTGTTGTGATTCTGGAAATGTAGATACTTCAGTATTGTTGTTTTGCTGATGTAATGTCAATTCATCAGCAGACTCATCTGAACAGTGTGACATTTTTGCACTGTGGTGCTCCTCCATGCTCACTGGAGAAGACTCAGGTTTCAGAAGGGGTGCAGCTGCTTTATAGTGATGGTCCATGCTGGGGAGGCATGTATCCTCTTGCAGCAAAGCACACGAGTCTTCTGCCACAAGTGTGGAATCATGAGAGTCACGGGCAGCATCAGTGGGACTTCTTACACCTTTTGTCTCCATAGGATCACCTCCCTTTGCACAATACCCCACCTGGGCTGATAATCCTAtattaaacacaggaaaagagtGTGCACTTAAAGGTTACCATACAAGCACCATCTGCATCAGTAATTCATTCCAGTTAGTGCAGTCATTTAGCACACGTTCCTCAGGTGTCGGCACCATTGCCTGATAAATAAGGCTGTCGAAAGTGTATTTAGAAATGGGCTGTCCAAGTGAGGAGACTATAAAGGTTTTAGTTCAAACATATCTAATCCCAGGAATGACTGAAAGTTGTTGTCTGCTTAAGTGTACCAAATCAGTTGCTCTTCAGTTCTTTTCTGTGCATACCACTACCTCTAAGACTACCAGCCAGATTTCCCTAGACATTTCTTCATGTGTGCGCCTAGAGCAGCTGTCTAGAATGATCTGGaggattttctgtatttcagcagaACATCTTAGCATCAGGtagctcttcctcctgcagctccagcagggcTGCTGAACATCTGGATAGCTTAGATGTGTCTGCACACACAGTAACTCTGATGTGTGACAGCATCAGGTCCTGAGTCCGCCCTGACAACAAAGTGTCAACATTCCCACTACACTATAGCCTTATCATCAGCCAGTGCATTTGTAATGCAGTGTTAAAGAGAAAAGTCTTCAGTGCTGTTCTGGAGAAATTTCATTCGTTTTTAGAATTTAAAGATACAACTGTGTTACCACTGGCAATTAACTACTATTCACATGATAAGAGGGGAGGTGGCAAAGGAAGATATAGTAAACACAAGCCAATTAAAGTCACCTTACACACATAACAGATATAATGCTGAGGTTAACATTTTTCTGAGTATCACAGAACTCAGATCCCCAGTCAACGAGCTCTAGCCAACTGTGTAGCACACAGGTACTTCTGAACATGCAGCTTTCACCTCATGTATTTTTCAATGCTGCTCTCAAAGCTCACCATTCAGCACCACTGCGTTGAGTGGAGTACATGACTTTTCCATCATAACACTTCAACAGCCAGGACTGGTTTTATGATATAAAACCAAAAGATGCCTAGTTTGAAAGGACTTACAATGCAAATAGGTCCTGTCAGCTTTATAGGGAAGAGTTCACGGACCCAAAGTAGCAATACATAAGTCTTCATTACCTTCCCAATCACTTTTATGCTGGTCATTTGCAAGTAATTCTGTCgaatttcccttcttttctggAGTTGCAGGAAGACATGCTTCACTTTCCAGCTCTTCCACCTAATGATGTGCAGTAAtatcttttaattaaagaataatgcacaaaaaatgtattttatacacacacatgtttATGAATACTCAGAACATAGACGCAAAACCCCCATCCTGTAATTTACCAACACTGTGGGTAATGTACTATTTCAGTTAAGAACCTAGAAATCATTCGTGTTTAAAATGTCAAATGCAGCCCACTGATGTCTCTTGAATCTGAAACATTCTGGGATTGACATATTCTGAGTGAACAAGTACATTTTTAAGACATCACCAAAGCTAACTGGTGGCATAGAACAGACCAAGCCATTGAGAAGAGACATTACCACCGCTTCTGGTACCTCTGATTGACTCTCCACAATTagcttttcttcagcagttgcaccagctgcagcacaaagaATATCCAGCAAAGATGTCATAAGGCCCAAATTTCAAGGAAACCTCATTCTATATTACTCTCATCCTGAATTCCCCTGTCGCGCTCCTCTCGACCTTTCTCAGGGCAGTGCACTTCTAAGTCCAG contains these protein-coding regions:
- the KIAA1210 gene encoding acrosomal protein KIAA1210 homolog isoform X4, whose translation is MATGPTEVTQSPETGETAEECTGKKKSKFQTFKNFFAKKKRKDPPPPRGESNLKPCQSSSDVSISVLDTTALHSPKEAGPKGSMGNKALSHDSVFIFESAPGNVAGDMLSQENIPGRVKALQLQLQPNIRLGSPPLVIIGKKLEDAGAVSEDDGLPRSPPEISTLHEVLTDSPSKSSNPVQRHSSLSLGGTDSEDEQIPSGASSRPISPSSSATLGAPSSRGSSCLPVDFTIPASPLGCLDTSAARHRIAINPRKQKGFTNKNQQTPQVEELESEACLPATPEKKGNSTELLANDQHKSDWEGLSAQVGYCAKGGDPMETKGVRSPTDAARDSHDSTLVAEDSCALLQEDTCLPSMDHHYKAAAPLLKPESSPVSMEEHHSAKMSHCSDESADELTLHQQNNNTEVSTFPESQQIGVEAVVFPDIVAADLFSNGVETEGKDILAEVTQRSSVNSVDPNIKDQEKGDLLFIGKVEACLGTIENQSNHIVSGTAPGPSQIVVIDSESSDIKTVAVLKPENSSVRRNDKETCERMEFQSSKGNAERLIDTAAFILEAGCMLPPSKLEVCFKAETVPVSKGNQGSQQANTSNISERLSIGCLASSSLAGLKSNISSADDSREYQISSTASHRKTVEDSPSSDENVKTPRKTASAKPVRFTIAPAWQRSLSGGSNSKEDSYTRSSPTSPIRPELFEGMMKEHTRFDVVIQESAKNSSGRFDRDCKDSDFHLTSVEWADHEAQNVENPFGVRLRRTSSLLKYQSESRAESPKLIPSAVPVAASASVKEDQKLVGTGKPPLCFPISPKSFVKKTDLLEDKNSPKTRSEEVAKKQNGHKPSEKVSSPHLETASSEPAWVSMAKLKQKGFQDHPLAKEHKAEDKAMTKVDQEEQGICASENVLKKNMPSSLNSQDRKTQTKTTVSAAAGKVGPIAQEASVIPAVEKEARHSSNLPMTPCSPAEPPWLSLAKKKAKAWSEMPQIVQ
- the KIAA1210 gene encoding acrosomal protein KIAA1210 homolog isoform X1; this translates as MHTCLPGRTMAGFYGCLKSKNDYNMATGPTEVTQSPETGETAEECTGKKKSKFQTFKNFFAKKKRKDPPPPRGESNLKPCQSSSDVSISVLDTTALHSPKEAGPKGSMGNKALSHDSVFIFESAPGNVAGDMLSQENIPGRVKALQLQLQPNIRLGSPPLVIIGKKLEDAGAVSEDDGLPRSPPEISTLHEVLTDSPSKSSNPVQRHSSLSLGGTDSEDEQIPSGASSRPISPSSSATLGAPSSRGSSCLPVDFTIPASPLGCLDTSAARHRIAINPRKQKGFTNKNQQTPQVEELESEACLPATPEKKGNSTELLANDQHKSDWEGLSAQVGYCAKGGDPMETKGVRSPTDAARDSHDSTLVAEDSCALLQEDTCLPSMDHHYKAAAPLLKPESSPVSMEEHHSAKMSHCSDESADELTLHQQNNNTEVSTFPESQQIGVEAVVFPDIVAADLFSNGVETEGKDILAEVTQRSSVNSVDPNIKDQEKGDLLFIGKVEACLGTIENQSNHIVSGTAPGPSQIVVIDSESSDIKTVAVLKPENSSVRRNDKETCERMEFQSSKGNAERLIDTAAFILEAGCMLPPSKLEVCFKAETVPVSKGNQGSQQANTSNISERLSIGCLASSSLAGLKSNISSADDSREYQISSTASHRKTVEDSPSSDENVKTPRKTASAKPVRFTIAPAWQRSLSGGSNSKEDSYTRSSPTSPIRPELFEGMMKEHTRFDVVIQESAKNSSGRFDRDCKDSDFHLTSVEWADHEAQNVENPFGVRLRRTSSLLKYQSESRAESPKLIPSAVPVAASASVKEDQKLVGTGKPPLCFPISPKSFVKKTDLLEDKNSPKTRSEEVAKKQNGHKPSEKVSSPHLETASSEPAWVSMAKLKQKGFQDHPLAKEHKAEDKAMTKVDQEEQGICASENVLKKNMPSSLNSQDRKTQTKTTVSAAAGKVGPIAQEASVIPAVEKEARHSSNLPMTPCSPAEPPWLSLAKKKAKAWSEMPQIVQ
- the KIAA1210 gene encoding acrosomal protein KIAA1210 homolog isoform X3; this encodes MTSFINANFDPGLLKRESDYNMATGPTEVTQSPETGETAEECTGKKKSKFQTFKNFFAKKKRKDPPPPRGESNLKPCQSSSDVSISVLDTTALHSPKEAGPKGSMGNKALSHDSVFIFESAPGNVAGDMLSQENIPGRVKALQLQLQPNIRLGSPPLVIIGKKLEDAGAVSEDDGLPRSPPEISTLHEVLTDSPSKSSNPVQRHSSLSLGGTDSEDEQIPSGASSRPISPSSSATLGAPSSRGSSCLPVDFTIPASPLGCLDTSAARHRIAINPRKQKGFTNKNQQTPQVEELESEACLPATPEKKGNSTELLANDQHKSDWEGLSAQVGYCAKGGDPMETKGVRSPTDAARDSHDSTLVAEDSCALLQEDTCLPSMDHHYKAAAPLLKPESSPVSMEEHHSAKMSHCSDESADELTLHQQNNNTEVSTFPESQQIGVEAVVFPDIVAADLFSNGVETEGKDILAEVTQRSSVNSVDPNIKDQEKGDLLFIGKVEACLGTIENQSNHIVSGTAPGPSQIVVIDSESSDIKTVAVLKPENSSVRRNDKETCERMEFQSSKGNAERLIDTAAFILEAGCMLPPSKLEVCFKAETVPVSKGNQGSQQANTSNISERLSIGCLASSSLAGLKSNISSADDSREYQISSTASHRKTVEDSPSSDENVKTPRKTASAKPVRFTIAPAWQRSLSGGSNSKEDSYTRSSPTSPIRPELFEGMMKEHTRFDVVIQESAKNSSGRFDRDCKDSDFHLTSVEWADHEAQNVENPFGVRLRRTSSLLKYQSESRAESPKLIPSAVPVAASASVKEDQKLVGTGKPPLCFPISPKSFVKKTDLLEDKNSPKTRSEEVAKKQNGHKPSEKVSSPHLETASSEPAWVSMAKLKQKGFQDHPLAKEHKAEDKAMTKVDQEEQGICASENVLKKNMPSSLNSQDRKTQTKTTVSAAAGKVGPIAQEASVIPAVEKEARHSSNLPMTPCSPAEPPWLSLAKKKAKAWSEMPQIVQ
- the KIAA1210 gene encoding acrosomal protein KIAA1210 homolog isoform X2, whose amino-acid sequence is MLVERGVFKGTSILLDFSDYNMATGPTEVTQSPETGETAEECTGKKKSKFQTFKNFFAKKKRKDPPPPRGESNLKPCQSSSDVSISVLDTTALHSPKEAGPKGSMGNKALSHDSVFIFESAPGNVAGDMLSQENIPGRVKALQLQLQPNIRLGSPPLVIIGKKLEDAGAVSEDDGLPRSPPEISTLHEVLTDSPSKSSNPVQRHSSLSLGGTDSEDEQIPSGASSRPISPSSSATLGAPSSRGSSCLPVDFTIPASPLGCLDTSAARHRIAINPRKQKGFTNKNQQTPQVEELESEACLPATPEKKGNSTELLANDQHKSDWEGLSAQVGYCAKGGDPMETKGVRSPTDAARDSHDSTLVAEDSCALLQEDTCLPSMDHHYKAAAPLLKPESSPVSMEEHHSAKMSHCSDESADELTLHQQNNNTEVSTFPESQQIGVEAVVFPDIVAADLFSNGVETEGKDILAEVTQRSSVNSVDPNIKDQEKGDLLFIGKVEACLGTIENQSNHIVSGTAPGPSQIVVIDSESSDIKTVAVLKPENSSVRRNDKETCERMEFQSSKGNAERLIDTAAFILEAGCMLPPSKLEVCFKAETVPVSKGNQGSQQANTSNISERLSIGCLASSSLAGLKSNISSADDSREYQISSTASHRKTVEDSPSSDENVKTPRKTASAKPVRFTIAPAWQRSLSGGSNSKEDSYTRSSPTSPIRPELFEGMMKEHTRFDVVIQESAKNSSGRFDRDCKDSDFHLTSVEWADHEAQNVENPFGVRLRRTSSLLKYQSESRAESPKLIPSAVPVAASASVKEDQKLVGTGKPPLCFPISPKSFVKKTDLLEDKNSPKTRSEEVAKKQNGHKPSEKVSSPHLETASSEPAWVSMAKLKQKGFQDHPLAKEHKAEDKAMTKVDQEEQGICASENVLKKNMPSSLNSQDRKTQTKTTVSAAAGKVGPIAQEASVIPAVEKEARHSSNLPMTPCSPAEPPWLSLAKKKAKAWSEMPQIVQ